CAGAAGAGCTGATGGATGGCATTGGATTGGCAGAAAGACAATCGAAATGTGAAACCAGTATGGAAACCTGAATAAAAAAGACCAGTGACCAAGCATGTTAAAGTCATCTTCATGCAGACACTGGGACTCATGATCATTGTGTAATTAAGTGGGTGGCAGATGGCAACATAGCGATCACGGGCCATAACAGTGAgcaaagtaaattcaaaatatgCCATGAAAATGAGCAGAAATATCTGAGCTGCACATCCAGAAACTGAAATAACCCTGTTGTTCACTAGGGAGTAAATGGATGCTGGGGGAACTGTGACTGATATGTAGCAAGCATCCACAATGGACAGATTCCTAAGGAAAAAGTACATGGGTGTGTGGAGTCTCCTGtcaatgatggtgatgatgacaatGAGGAGATTCCCCATTAAGCCTGCtgagtaaaggagaaagaatagcaAAGAATATAAGATCTGCAGTTCTTTGGTGTCAGAAAACCCCAGAAGGAGAAATTCAGTGACTGTGACGGTAAAGTTAGACATTTTCAGATTCAGGGAGTGACCTAGGtagtcaaagagaaattaaacaGTCCATCAGTCAGATATTATTAAGgatataaaaagatgaaaagtctatttcatttttattattgttgcatAAAGTATGGGACCTACCTTTTTCTAACTGTGTGTCTCTCTGGTCAAGTGCCGTTCCCTATCAAGGAAAAACTCTCTAAGATTTATATGAGAGGTATAGTCCTGCACTAATACAGAACATATCTGTACTTGGGAATTCCATCAATTAAAATATGGATACTTAAAGAATGTATACAAAGTAATGGTACCAATGATACCAaattgacttccttttttttctataacaTATTGATTATctgtgaatgaatatatatatatatatatatatatatatatatatatatatatatatatatatatacacatatatatgtatggacaATCTAACCTAGGCCAGAAGTCAAGAATGAAACTGAGGTTTTTAAGTTTTAATGTTCACTGAGATGGGGTCTTAACTTAGCATTGTGTTCCTTCCCCCATGGACATCTTATCTTTATGGATATCCATAAACAGCATagaaagaataaagcaaaaaaaaacagtttaaaacaGGTTGTTTGCTTTTGCTGGCAGTGAAGAGAGGTactatatgttttttttccctcctatcaCTGCCTTCAACACACTTTTCTACTGATTCAAAGAAGCAATTGAATGTTGgacatgtatacaaaaatatattttcccaataTGGGGAAAGAAGGATGGTGAAGTCTGCTACATTGGCTATTCTCTCTGCTCCTCTGAATAGTATTTATCTAACATTTactgtctcatttttcttccattcagACACAGGATGCAAGCAAATGAGAGGCCATTCTCTAACACTGTCTCATATAGAATGGCATTCAAGGGAGCAAATTGTCCTGAGCCATTCCCTTCTCATATACCCACTACATCCCTAAAGTATTTTGTCAAGATTAAAGATCCAAGACTGGCACAATTGTTATTCAAATACCTCTAGGTCATTAATTCTCCATGAAAGCATTTTTATGcacatattttaattgtttccaattatataaatggtattttctgcctataattttataatttttgaattttccaatttttacccactctccctttcctccacACTTACCGcccacagaaggaaatctgaTAAGGTTtgaattgtttccatgctatacattgaacaaacttgaatgtattgagagaaaaaaaagtttccttaaggaagaagtaaaatattagagatagcaaaattatatagtacataggattaatatttttttgtaattgaaggtaataatctgtGGACATTGTTTAAACTCAATGGTTCTTTGTCTGGAAACAGAtagtattctctgtcacagataccctaaaattgtccctgattgtctcactgataaaatgagcaagttccttaaggttaatcatcacctcatgttgttTTTGGGGTGtgcaatgctcttctggttctgctcagcttaTTCAGcacatgaaaacatttttaaaggaaaatgtctGATATTGACAAAGAGTCACATTTTAGTTTGttgaaaatttaaatatgtacatagatgtatctatctatcaatctagagagagagggagaaactCATACActcatgtatgcatatatgtcatttttattatcatttttgaaaTGTGTTCCATTTTTCTCCACCCTTGCCATTcagaaagtagaaaaatatatCTATGTAGGCACTTAAACAAATGACCACATTATtgatgaaagggggaaaaagaaggaaggaaggaagagagggagggaaggagagagggaggaaggaaggacgaaaggaaagaaggaagggaagaaggaaggaaggaaggaagaaagaaaggttggtaggaaggaaggaaggaaggaaggaaggaaggaaaaaagaaagaaataaagaaagaaagaaagaaagaaagaaagaaagaaagaaagaaagaaagaaagaaagaaatgaaggaaggaaggaataaatagaaaaaggaaagattaagctagagaaagaaagagagaatggaaaaaggaaggaaggaatgaattaaggaaggaaaggagaaagggtggggagagagagaggaggaagggaataatggagcaggggggaagggagggagagaaaagaaaacaatggggGGAAATAAGCATTCCATTTCAAATTCACTGTATCTTACCTGAAGAAGGCAGCAAGTCTTGCTATTACTTTCTCCAGTCTGAAGTATACAAAGatattactgatttttttcattgaaaaagacCTCCAGAACTCATGCCAAATTGGCAGAACATTATAAAATTCCCATTGATTTCTAACCATC
This sequence is a window from Macrotis lagotis isolate mMagLag1 unplaced genomic scaffold, bilby.v1.9.chrom.fasta BILBYCTG396, whole genome shotgun sequence. Protein-coding genes within it:
- the LOC141504148 gene encoding olfactory receptor 14C36-like; translated protein: MSNFTVTVTEFLLLGFSDTKELQILYSLLFFLLYSAGLMGNLLIVIITIIDRRLHTPMYFFLRNLSIVDACYISVTVPPASIYSLVNNRVISVSGCAAQIFLLIFMAYFEFTLLTVMARDRYVAICHPLNYTMIMSPSVCMKMTLTCLVTGLFYSGFHTGFTFRLSFCQSNAIHQLFCDIPSLLKISCSETFTNILSLFASALVIGVGCFAFITASYIRIFSTVLRLPVKEDQRKAFSTCVPHIIVVSLCFFSGCFVYLQSSSESGSTSDIILSIFYSIIPPFLNPIIYSLRNKQIKEAIRLVMRRKLLLSSKA